One genomic region from Xyrauchen texanus isolate HMW12.3.18 chromosome 4, RBS_HiC_50CHRs, whole genome shotgun sequence encodes:
- the LOC127643187 gene encoding adenylate kinase isoenzyme 6-like, with amino-acid sequence MRIMKRPNILLTGTPGVGKTTLGKELAQRTGLTYVNVGDLAQECQLFDGFDEEYQCPILDEDGVVDELEDKMGDGGVIIDYHGCDFFPERWFHIVFVLRTDNTNLYNRLESRGYTGKKLQDNVQCEIFQTIYEEAMEAYKEEIVHQLPSNTPEDLERNLEQIIQWFEQWMKDNN; translated from the exons ATGAGAATCATGAAGAGGCCAAACATTCTTCTCACAG GAACTCCTGGGGTTGGAAAGACCACATTAGGCAAAGAGCTGGCTCAAAGAACAGGACTAACCTATGTCAATGTTGGTGATTTGGCACAGGAGT GTCAGTTGTTTGATGGATTTGATGAAGAATACCAGTGCCCTATATTGGATGAGGATGGG GTTGTGGATGAGCTGGAGGATAAAATGGGAGATGGAGGTGTCATTATAGATTACCATGGCTGTGATTTCTTCCCTGAACGATGGTTTCACATTGTTTTTGTCCTTCGGACAGACAATACGAATCTCTATAATCGTCTTGAAAGCAG AGGATACACTGGAAAGAAGCTCCAGGACAATGTGCAGTGTGAGATTTTCCAGACTATTTATGAGGAAGCCATGGAAGCCTACAAGGAGGAGATAGTCCACCAGCTCCCCAGTAACACTCCTGAGGACCTGGAGAGGAATCTGGAACAGATTATCCAATGGTTTGAACAATGGATGAAAGACAACAATTGA